ATCATAAGAGTATAGCTGATCCTCCACACCTCTCTCACTCACAAAATATAAAAGGTGATGTTTTTCATCAAACTTAATCATTTTAAAGCCCTCACTTGGAAGTGAAACGACCTTACTAAATTCTTTTTCAGCTAAGTCAAATTTCGCAATATATGAAAAATCTGCTCCAAAGTTAGTAATGAAATAGATGTCTGAGTCTGAGGCATAAAGACCATTTGTAACTGTGTGCTGCTCATCTGATTCTGGTGTTAGGGGAATCACTTCATTATCTACTTTTACATAAGCTAGCATATGTGTAGTAGAGAAATATTTTATAAAAAGAAAACTATCTTCACTTGGGCTAATATCATATAAATATGTAGCTCCACCGTCTTCATCAATGATTATTTCTTCTTCCTTTGTGTCTATGTGATAGCAATAGCTTTTCAGAAAGGTTGGATCCTCCTTATTAGAAGTGTAATATAAGCGCTTACCATCATCTGATAAGATAGGCACTGAATGCTGGAACCCTTCAGCAATTCTAATAGGCTGCAGCTGTCCCCCTTCTGGCGGTATCATATATAGCTGTGAATTTTCATCACCATCACGGTCAATAGCTGTAATGATAAATCTCCCTGCCTTGTCGTAGCAAAGGCCTTGGCAACTCTGATCATTAAATGTGAGTGGATACGGATATTGATTTGGTAAATCCATTCCCCATAAATTATAGTTCCCACTAATATTCGTACTGAAAACAAGCTGTCTTTCATCATTACTTACGACAAAATCTTGAATTGTGTAGGCACGTAAAAATTGCTCAACATCCGGTTTTTTTTGCATTTCCACTTAAATTCCCCCTTTGATTTAATTAGAAATCGTTCAAAAAATATGATAAAAGTGCTGTTCTATGAATATAAACAATGGATGTTTTTTTACTTGATTGTTGCTTTATCATAGGCTTGACTATTTAAGCTATAAATACGTATTTAATTAGCTATCGTCGCGCCTAGGCATTTCCATAAACGATACAAGTTATATATGCCTTAACTTGTTGTTTATTTGCATAACAATAAAGCATAAATAGTATCAAATCTATGAAAAGAGTCTAAACAAAATAGCAAGAAATACATGGTTCCCAAGGAATTTGACATTTTTCTTTATTGAACACGCACTAATATTCTATTACCGATAAATGATAAGTATTCTATGCTGTAAGTTGGATTTTCTTTACGTCTCGCGTCGGATTGAGAGTGAAATGTTCCCAAATAAATCAATAAGTTAGAAAAATTTTGTAAAAACCTCTTGAATATCGACATCGATGTCGTTATAATAATAAAAAACGACATCGATGTCTACTATAGGGAAGCAGGGGGAGAAATTTAAATGAAAAGATTAATGAAAAATAAAGGTTATGTAACATTAATGGTCGCTCAGGCTATATCAAGTATTGGGGATTGGTTAAGTATTGTCGCTATCATAACTCTCGTTGGTTTGAAGTGGAATGCTACACCGATGGAAGTATCCCTCATCTTTTTGTGTTTGGCTGTTCCAATGGCGCTGTTAGGTCCAGTAGCAGGAGTTGTGGCAGACAGGCTTAATAGAAAGACGTTAATGATAGTATCCGACGTTGTACGTGCAGGACTCATCCTTATATTGACGATTGCTGATGCTATATGGATGGTATATATTTGTTTGTTAATAATTGGTGTGTTTTCGGCGGTGTTTGTTCCTGCTAAAAACGGTAAGTTAAAAGAACTAGTACCTCAAGATGATATGAAGGGTGCCATGTCAATTACATCTATGATTGATTCAACTACGAAGGTAATCGGGCCATTATTAAGTGGGTTATTAGTTGCAGCAGTTGGTGCAAAACTAGTATTTTATATCGATTCAGCAACTTTCATCGTGTCAGCTCTAATCATTTTGTTTTTACCAAATGCGATAAATTCGTTACAAGATGAAATTAATGAAGAAGAACACGTTAAATCGTCATTTAAAGCTGATTTTGTTTTGGGGATGTCGTTTATTAAATCCAATAGATTCATGCTTGTAGGTATGTTCTTTTTAGGATTTAGTCTATTAATATTACAGTTATCTGATTCTCAAATTATTGTGTTAATTAGAGAGTTAACGACAGCATCTCCTGACTTGTTTGGGTATGTAGTTGCAGCAGCTGGCGTAGGGACGTTTTTTTCCGGATTATTATTAGCGAAAAAAACTGAATATAATGCATTTCCGTTAATGCTAATAGGCGTTTGTGGAATCGGCCTTAGTTTTGGTATGATGTCCGTATTAACTTATGTTGATTTAGACTATTCGATTATATGGGGTATTGTACTTGGATTTTTTGCAGGGTTTGCAGCTGGCGTTGTTTTTGTACCATTTTATGCAACTGCTCAGGTTGAAACACCTGGTCATATGACAGGAAGGGTATTTGGGGTTATTAATAGTGTTACAACAACGGCAACGATTATTGGGCCGCTACTAGGTGGATGGCTTGCAACGTCAATAGGAGTCATTCCAACGTTTATGATTACTGGCTCACTCTTAATTATCGTATCATTCATAGGGTTTCTCGCAAAAAACAGCATAGAGAGGGGAAAGGATAATGTGTCCGAAAGTAAGCCAGGAGCATCTACAGAAGCGACGAACTAAAATAATAAAGGCAGCAGTACAAGTGTTTATAAAACATGGGTACGAAAGAGCTACGATGAAGCATGTGATGGAGGAAGCTGAAGTAAGTAGGGGTGGATTGTATCAATATTTCTCAAATAAAGAAGATTTATATGAAACGATTTTAAAGGAAGCCTTAGTAAAAGAAGTTTCAGAAAACAAAGAATTGTTGGAAGGAAGCGTAGACTCATACTGGGAGTTACTATTAACGAGCATGCATGGTAAAGCAATGGAGCCTAGTGATGAATTGGATAAATTTGTTCCAAGTAATTTAGAGTTCTTTATCACAGGTAGAAATGATGAGCGTCGAATAAAATATGGCAGAGACCGGTATTATAATGTTTTTGAAATATATGACTCTGTCATTAAAGCGGGACAAAATAGTGGAGAATTTAGTAATAAGTATAATAGTGAAATTATCGCAAGATCGATTGTCGCTTTTAATGATGGCATAGCTCTCCATTCTATTTTACCAAAGGAAGATATTAAGATAAAAGAACAGTCTATTATGTTTATTGAATATTTAAAAATGGCATTGGGAGTAGATAAGCCTAAGTAAGGTTTTCTTATCGTGCCTTTCCTTCAATGAACTGTTTATTTCGATGGTAAATGTTCTGAAAGCAAAGAGAACAAAGAGGAGCAATTTGTTACAAATAGTGAATATAAATCGTAGAGTTGTTTTTATTGGTATCTAAGGTCTATGACATGTGAGTCTAATTTTAAAGTTAGGCTCTAGTATTTATTTAAGGCTGCTCTCGCATAGATTGTTGTTTTCGTTCTAAAAAATAAACACGTATACAATTAGGTTACGTGGCAACTTTTCTTCTGTAAAACAGTGCCTGTTGTATAAAGCGACATCTTTATCTCAAAGTTTTCGAACGATAGCAATAAAGTTTCCGAAAAAAGAGCCTTTTTTAAACAAACGTTTGTTTAATGTGTCATTCCAGCTTGCTAATTCTGGTTCGTATACCCTCGTACTAATTAATATTCCTAGCATTCTGTCTTCAGAACATGCTCTTTTTGTAAACTTTATTGTTTTGTAACTAATAATAGATAGTGTGCTATCCGAGCGCCATCTAACGTAGCATAGTTACCATGTACATTAGATGTAAACTCTTTAATATTTCTAGGACGAAGTATAACAATATATGAGCAAACAGCAACAATACGTAATAGGATAAAGCGTGATGTAGCTGACCTATGTTAACAAGTAGAAAAAGAACTATGGTAACTTATATAGATTAATAGAATAGTAGATAAGAGAGGGTTTTTACATGATAACAATAGGGCTTATAAGGCATGGAGTTACTGAATGGAATGATTTAAACAAAGCTCAAGGCGTATCAGATATCCCTTTAAATGAAAAAGGCAGGAAACAAGCTTTAGCTGTCGCGAATCGCTTATTTAAGGAAGAAAATTGGGACGTACTTATTACAAGTGACCTACAAAGAGCAATAGAAACGGGACAAATTATTGGTGAGAAATTAAACTTACCTATTGCTTTTGTCGATGAAAGAATACGTGAAATAAACTGTGGGGAAATTGAAGGTACAACTGAAGAGGAAAGAGTAGAAAGATGGGGTAGAAAATGGTTTGAGATGGACCTTGGCATGGAAACATTTGATGATGTTGCAAAGAGAGGTGCCGAGTTTATAGAAGAAATAGTACATAAGTATCAACATAAAAGAGTGCTATTAATAAGCCATGGCGCTTTAATCGGTCTCACTTTGAAGCACTTGCTTCCTGATAAATTTCAGAAAGTATATTTACATAATACGTCAGTTACCATATTAAATAATATAGAAGGTAAGTGGGCTTGTAACCTTTATAATTGTACGAAACATCTGAGGTAGTAACTCTTTTTTCAACCTTTTGGAGTAGAGCTTCTAAATCTAATTATTGATGAAAAATATATACCTTTCTCCGACGTTAACGACGTCGCTTTTTTTTATGATTAAAGTAACACTAGACAAAGGAGAGAGGGACAGATGAAGAATAAAGTTGTGATGATAACTGGAGCGTCTAAAGGGTTAGGTAAGGCATTAGCGATAGCTTTTGCAAAGGAAGGTGCAAATTTAGCCATTTGTGCAAGGGGTAAGGTAGCCTTACAGGAAGTGGAGCAAGAGTTACTTTCATATGGTGTAAAGGTGTTAGCAATGAAGGCTGATGCATCTGAGCCTAGAGATGTGGAAAGATTTGTGGCAATCACGGA
This region of Cytobacillus sp. IB215665 genomic DNA includes:
- a CDS encoding MFS transporter; this encodes MKRLMKNKGYVTLMVAQAISSIGDWLSIVAIITLVGLKWNATPMEVSLIFLCLAVPMALLGPVAGVVADRLNRKTLMIVSDVVRAGLILILTIADAIWMVYICLLIIGVFSAVFVPAKNGKLKELVPQDDMKGAMSITSMIDSTTKVIGPLLSGLLVAAVGAKLVFYIDSATFIVSALIILFLPNAINSLQDEINEEEHVKSSFKADFVLGMSFIKSNRFMLVGMFFLGFSLLILQLSDSQIIVLIRELTTASPDLFGYVVAAAGVGTFFSGLLLAKKTEYNAFPLMLIGVCGIGLSFGMMSVLTYVDLDYSIIWGIVLGFFAGFAAGVVFVPFYATAQVETPGHMTGRVFGVINSVTTTATIIGPLLGGWLATSIGVIPTFMITGSLLIIVSFIGFLAKNSIERGKDNVSESKPGASTEATN
- a CDS encoding histidine phosphatase family protein; amino-acid sequence: MITIGLIRHGVTEWNDLNKAQGVSDIPLNEKGRKQALAVANRLFKEENWDVLITSDLQRAIETGQIIGEKLNLPIAFVDERIREINCGEIEGTTEEERVERWGRKWFEMDLGMETFDDVAKRGAEFIEEIVHKYQHKRVLLISHGALIGLTLKHLLPDKFQKVYLHNTSVTILNNIEGKWACNLYNCTKHLR
- a CDS encoding TetR/AcrR family transcriptional regulator → MCPKVSQEHLQKRRTKIIKAAVQVFIKHGYERATMKHVMEEAEVSRGGLYQYFSNKEDLYETILKEALVKEVSENKELLEGSVDSYWELLLTSMHGKAMEPSDELDKFVPSNLEFFITGRNDERRIKYGRDRYYNVFEIYDSVIKAGQNSGEFSNKYNSEIIARSIVAFNDGIALHSILPKEDIKIKEQSIMFIEYLKMALGVDKPK